The Streptomyces sp. NBC_01775 genome includes a region encoding these proteins:
- a CDS encoding multicopper oxidase family protein, with protein sequence MTDQPHRVTDDRTGPDPAGTGEHADSGGGPPVRRRRGVIRRRVLITAGSVLGLGALTGGAYGLNFTLVYRDRKLSNVGELDFSNRVAIPRLLEPDKDARGRRHFELKARPGTSTLLPGKKTPTWGVNGAFLGPTLRARREDTVSVTFSNGLPETTSLHWHGMHLPADMDGGPHQAVSPGGVWRPTWRVDQPAATLWYHPHPHGETADHATRGIAGMFILEDEHSEDSGLPKTYGVDDVPLILQDRAFQDDGSFSLKGTSFREEISGVGTSGVLGDKIFVNGTYNPHLNVATTLLRLRVLNASNARVYNLGFTDGRSFHLVAQESGLVPAPVQLRRLQLSPAERAEIVVPFEPGDRVVLRSYAPDLGVGFPSGRLDGGEDTFDLLQLRAAKKLRRSAELPAKLSGAPQAIKEPSSAHRRDFELSGFQINGRTMDMNRIDQVAPAKAVEVWDVQAIDGTPHSFHVHGTSFSVIGYGGEPTPERLRGLKDTVYLPSQKTVRLAVPMPEYTDPGTPYMFHCHMLKHEDQGMMGQFTVVKPGTERSAPRRVPGGHH encoded by the coding sequence ATGACCGACCAGCCACACCGCGTGACCGATGACCGCACAGGACCGGACCCGGCCGGCACCGGCGAGCATGCCGACTCTGGAGGCGGGCCGCCGGTGCGCAGGCGCCGCGGGGTGATCCGGCGCCGGGTCCTGATCACCGCGGGCTCGGTGCTCGGCCTGGGGGCGCTGACCGGTGGCGCGTACGGCCTGAACTTCACGCTCGTCTACCGCGACCGCAAGCTCTCCAACGTCGGGGAGCTGGACTTCTCCAACCGCGTCGCCATTCCCCGGCTGCTCGAACCCGACAAGGACGCGCGTGGCAGGCGGCACTTCGAGCTGAAGGCCCGTCCGGGCACCAGCACGCTCCTCCCCGGCAAGAAGACCCCCACCTGGGGCGTCAACGGGGCCTTCCTCGGCCCGACGCTGCGGGCCAGGCGCGAGGACACGGTCTCGGTGACGTTCAGCAACGGCCTGCCCGAGACCACCTCCCTGCACTGGCACGGCATGCATCTGCCCGCCGACATGGACGGTGGCCCGCACCAGGCCGTATCGCCCGGCGGGGTGTGGCGGCCGACATGGCGCGTCGACCAGCCGGCGGCGACGCTCTGGTACCACCCCCACCCGCACGGGGAGACCGCCGACCACGCCACACGCGGCATCGCGGGGATGTTCATCCTGGAGGACGAGCACTCCGAGGACTCCGGCCTCCCGAAGACCTACGGCGTGGACGACGTGCCGCTGATCCTTCAGGACCGGGCCTTCCAGGACGACGGTTCCTTCTCGCTGAAGGGAACCTCGTTCCGGGAGGAAATCTCCGGCGTCGGCACGAGCGGCGTCCTGGGCGACAAGATCTTCGTCAACGGCACCTACAACCCCCATTTGAACGTCGCCACCACACTGCTGCGGCTGCGGGTGCTGAACGCGTCCAACGCGCGCGTCTACAACCTCGGCTTCACCGACGGCCGTTCCTTCCACCTCGTCGCCCAGGAGAGCGGCCTCGTGCCTGCCCCGGTCCAGCTGCGGCGCCTCCAGCTCTCGCCGGCCGAGCGTGCCGAGATCGTGGTGCCCTTCGAGCCGGGCGACCGCGTAGTGCTGCGCAGCTACGCGCCCGACCTGGGCGTGGGCTTCCCCAGCGGGCGGCTGGACGGCGGCGAGGACACCTTCGACCTGCTCCAGTTACGTGCCGCGAAGAAGCTGCGCCGGTCTGCCGAACTGCCGGCGAAACTGTCCGGCGCGCCCCAGGCGATCAAGGAACCCAGCTCCGCGCACCGCCGGGATTTCGAGCTGTCCGGCTTCCAGATCAACGGCCGCACCATGGACATGAACCGTATCGACCAGGTCGCCCCCGCCAAGGCCGTCGAGGTGTGGGACGTCCAGGCCATAGACGGCACCCCGCACTCCTTCCATGTGCACGGCACGAGTTTCAGCGTCATCGGCTACGGCGGCGAGCCGACCCCCGAACGGTTGCGCGGCCTCAAGGACACCGTCTATCTGCCTTCGCAGAAGACCGTGCGGCTGGCCGTGCCGATGCCTGAGTACACCGACCCCGGCACGCCGTACATGTTCCACTGCCACATGCTCAAGCACGAGGACCAGGGAATGATGGGTCAGTTCACCGTCGTCAAGCCGGGAACCGAGCGCTCGGCGCCGCGCCGGGTGCCCGGCGGCCACCACTGA
- a CDS encoding VOC family protein: MTGDEIRAGQPTLFTGDIEAMAAFYRTIGFVETYRFPTKEEPVFITLKWSAFHITLADETAVRRSTGLPGLGGSGGHRFDITVIVEDVDKTVGALREAGAPVVLDPRDQPWGDRHAYVTDPEGNYVQITTHSNHDHGWSGT; the protein is encoded by the coding sequence GTGACAGGGGACGAGATCCGGGCGGGCCAGCCCACGCTGTTCACCGGGGACATCGAGGCCATGGCCGCCTTCTACCGCACCATCGGCTTCGTCGAGACATACCGGTTCCCGACCAAGGAGGAGCCGGTCTTCATCACGCTCAAGTGGAGCGCCTTCCACATCACCCTGGCCGACGAGACGGCCGTACGCCGGTCGACAGGGCTGCCCGGCCTGGGCGGCTCGGGCGGCCACCGCTTCGACATCACCGTCATCGTCGAGGACGTCGACAAGACGGTGGGCGCGCTGCGGGAGGCGGGCGCGCCCGTCGTGCTGGACCCGCGCGACCAGCCCTGGGGCGACCGGCACGCCTATGTGACCGATCCCGAGGGCAACTACGTGCAGATCACCACGCACAGCAACCACGACCACGGGTGGAGCGGCACCTGA
- a CDS encoding cytochrome P450 — translation MTTSGPRPRQQQHAPTIDYPLGEPTRLDLHPGYASLLAEAPMIRVNMPHGGTAWLATGYEAVREVMSSPAVSRAAAAENPGIPRLLPEPPPAGTIMTIDPPEHSRLRRLVSKAFTARRVEAMRPRIQKAVDELLDGMARDGAPADLVRHLAVPLPVRVICEIMGVPVEDEKHFRAFTEGIMGTTAFDSDEVKAAMGSFFGYFAQLIAERRANPTDDLLGALVTARDDEDSLSEQELVWLGVALLIGGHETTLNQITNFAYVLLGEPERAQELREHPELMPRAVEELLRYVPTGAGSAFASLVTEDTVLHGVPVAAGEAVIVDLGAANRDPAAFGHPDELDFHRETNHHLAMGHGAHFCLGAQLARMELQIALGTLLDRFPGLRLAVPEEGLSWRSGSLIRGLEELPVAW, via the coding sequence GTGACCACGTCAGGTCCGCGCCCGCGGCAACAACAGCATGCACCCACCATCGACTACCCCTTGGGCGAGCCCACGCGGCTCGACCTGCACCCCGGCTACGCCTCGCTGCTCGCCGAAGCGCCGATGATCCGGGTGAACATGCCGCACGGCGGTACCGCCTGGCTGGCGACCGGGTACGAAGCGGTGCGCGAGGTGATGTCCTCGCCCGCCGTCAGCCGCGCGGCGGCGGCGGAGAACCCCGGGATACCGAGGCTGCTGCCCGAACCCCCGCCGGCCGGGACGATCATGACCATCGACCCGCCCGAACACTCCCGGCTGCGCCGGCTGGTCAGCAAGGCGTTCACGGCCCGCCGCGTGGAGGCCATGCGCCCGCGCATCCAGAAGGCCGTGGACGAGCTGCTGGACGGCATGGCCCGGGACGGTGCCCCGGCCGACCTGGTGCGGCATCTGGCCGTGCCGCTGCCGGTGCGGGTGATCTGCGAGATCATGGGCGTTCCCGTGGAGGACGAGAAGCACTTCCGGGCCTTCACCGAGGGAATCATGGGCACCACGGCCTTCGACTCGGACGAGGTCAAGGCCGCCATGGGGAGCTTCTTCGGCTACTTCGCGCAGTTGATCGCCGAGCGCCGCGCCAACCCCACCGACGACTTGCTCGGCGCGCTGGTGACCGCACGGGACGACGAGGACAGCCTGAGCGAGCAGGAGCTGGTGTGGCTCGGGGTGGCGCTGCTGATCGGCGGCCACGAGACGACGCTCAACCAGATCACCAACTTCGCCTATGTGCTCCTGGGTGAGCCCGAGCGCGCGCAGGAGCTGCGGGAGCACCCCGAGCTGATGCCGCGCGCCGTGGAAGAACTGCTGCGGTACGTCCCCACGGGTGCGGGCTCGGCGTTCGCCAGCCTGGTGACCGAGGACACCGTGCTGCACGGGGTGCCGGTCGCCGCCGGCGAGGCCGTGATCGTCGACCTGGGCGCGGCCAACCGCGACCCGGCGGCCTTCGGCCACCCCGACGAGCTGGACTTCCACCGCGAGACCAACCACCACCTGGCGATGGGGCACGGCGCGCACTTCTGTCTGGGCGCCCAACTGGCCAGGATGGAACTCCAGATCGCGTTGGGCACCTTGCTGGACCGCTTCCCGGGACTGCGCCTCGCCGTGCCGGAGGAGGGCCTGAGCTGGCGCTCGGGATCGCTGATACGCGGTCTGGAGGAGCTGCCCGTCGCCTGGTGA
- a CDS encoding NAD(P)/FAD-dependent oxidoreductase — translation MRGSTQILVIGGGPAGSTAAGLLAKEGFEVTLLERDQFPRYHIGESILPSCRPILELLGVWDKVQAHGFQPKGGAYFFWGPEEWEVKFDSLGNDGTNAWQVIRSEFDELLLRHAESLGVEVVENVSVKELEFDGERPVAALWAGTKDPSRGGRISFDYVIDASGRGGVLAAKHVKNREYHEIFRNVAAWTYWKGVKPLDRGPRGAIAVCSAPDGWFWVIPLHDGTTSIGLVTGRDIFNEKKNRLGGIQEVYDQVLDECPVVQKLLGGAEQVAGMKVEQDYSYTAENFGKPGYLMCGDAACFLDPLLSTGVHLATYSAMLASATLTSVIRGEVEEKEAWGFFNTVYRHAYERLLVLVSVFYESYRGKEHHFYNAQKLTQSQRDGLNLQDAFDRIITGLADMEDAQDVYASVHAHLNGAESGDPNPLANLNKVHEQKQAPMSEQNAVGGLYLSFRPRLHLARAEGGPAA, via the coding sequence ATGCGTGGTTCCACCCAGATCCTCGTCATCGGGGGAGGGCCCGCCGGATCGACGGCGGCGGGACTGCTGGCCAAGGAGGGCTTCGAGGTCACGCTGCTGGAGCGCGACCAGTTCCCCCGCTACCACATCGGTGAGTCGATCCTCCCCTCGTGCCGGCCGATCCTGGAGCTGCTCGGCGTCTGGGACAAGGTGCAGGCCCACGGCTTCCAGCCCAAGGGCGGCGCCTACTTCTTCTGGGGGCCGGAGGAGTGGGAGGTGAAGTTCGACAGCCTCGGCAACGACGGCACCAACGCCTGGCAGGTCATCCGCTCCGAGTTCGACGAGCTGCTGCTGCGGCATGCCGAGAGCCTGGGCGTCGAGGTCGTGGAGAACGTCAGCGTCAAGGAGCTGGAGTTCGACGGCGAGCGGCCCGTCGCCGCCCTGTGGGCCGGCACCAAGGACCCCTCGCGCGGCGGGCGGATCAGCTTCGACTACGTCATCGACGCCTCGGGGCGCGGCGGCGTGCTGGCGGCCAAGCACGTCAAGAACCGCGAGTACCACGAGATCTTCCGCAACGTCGCCGCCTGGACGTACTGGAAGGGCGTCAAGCCGCTCGACCGGGGCCCCCGGGGCGCCATCGCCGTGTGCTCGGCGCCCGACGGCTGGTTCTGGGTCATCCCGCTGCACGACGGCACCACCAGCATCGGCCTGGTGACCGGCCGGGACATCTTCAACGAGAAGAAGAACCGCCTCGGCGGCATCCAGGAGGTCTACGACCAGGTGCTGGACGAGTGCCCCGTCGTGCAGAAGCTGCTGGGCGGCGCCGAGCAGGTCGCCGGTATGAAGGTCGAGCAGGACTATTCCTACACCGCCGAGAACTTCGGCAAGCCCGGCTACCTGATGTGCGGCGACGCGGCCTGCTTCCTGGACCCGCTGCTGTCCACCGGAGTGCACCTGGCCACCTACAGCGCCATGCTCGCCAGCGCCACGCTCACCAGCGTCATCCGGGGCGAGGTCGAGGAGAAGGAGGCGTGGGGGTTCTTCAACACCGTCTACCGGCACGCCTACGAGCGGCTGCTGGTGCTGGTCTCGGTGTTCTACGAGAGCTACCGCGGCAAGGAGCACCACTTCTACAACGCGCAGAAGCTCACCCAGTCCCAGCGCGACGGCCTCAACCTCCAGGACGCCTTCGACCGCATCATCACCGGCCTCGCCGACATGGAGGACGCGCAGGACGTGTACGCCAGCGTGCACGCGCACCTCAACGGTGCCGAGAGCGGCGACCCGAACCCGCTGGCCAACCTCAACAAGGTGCACGAGCAGAAGCAGGCCCCCATGAGCGAGCAGAACGCCGTCGGCGGCCTCTACCTGTCCTTCCGTCCCCGCCTGCACCTGGCCCGCGCCGAGGGAGGCCCCGCCGCATGA
- a CDS encoding peptide MFS transporter — MTATHPPSPPSSPSPPPSSPSSPSPQGSGSLRPWPNWFRTLFMSDLWERFGFFGMQAILVLFAVAPRDEGGLGLAKADAAALFGAWIGLAFMLCLPGGWVADRVLGPRRTLVLGAAVTTVGHFALATPLLWLTPVALILLAVGMGLYKPNHQAMLNLMFKDSGRREAGISLIYVGIQVSALTSPLIAGFLGERVDWRLGFAVSGTAMLIGTVQVALAQHQFQGIGAKPGRPLDEPEARRAKRLSGAALAVVALLLTGMAAGGGLNPASGIALVGMITIIAPVVAYTVLYRSRELSGGDRRRLRSFLWIFLGSTLFWSLIAQDGSSLTLFAKHSTDREVLGFEVPVSWLQSATPLFILVLAPVFAWFLLKHGGGRAGVPAKFSAGLLLTGVSFLVMAGAAGLASGEEKVSPLWLLVVYLMHACGELIVAAVGIAAVADVLPRRFIAHMLGLLWLFAALGGGAGSGLVRLIDVIPEALYYLLLAVLALSVGGTLALRRHSVARGLAPETAAEAAAASEDGPGPTTGKTSPSTGKTSPSTGKTSPSTGKDGDHA; from the coding sequence ATGACAGCCACTCACCCCCCGTCCCCGCCTTCCTCCCCCTCCCCGCCGCCGTCGTCCCCCTCGTCCCCGTCCCCGCAGGGGTCGGGCTCCCTGCGGCCGTGGCCGAACTGGTTCCGCACCCTGTTCATGAGCGACCTGTGGGAGCGCTTCGGGTTCTTCGGGATGCAGGCGATCCTCGTCCTGTTCGCCGTCGCTCCCCGTGACGAGGGCGGGCTCGGGCTGGCCAAGGCGGACGCCGCGGCGCTGTTCGGCGCCTGGATCGGGCTCGCCTTCATGCTGTGCCTGCCCGGCGGCTGGGTGGCCGACCGCGTGCTGGGGCCGCGCCGCACACTGGTCCTCGGCGCCGCCGTCACCACCGTCGGACACTTCGCGCTGGCGACGCCGCTGCTGTGGCTCACCCCTGTCGCGCTGATCCTGCTGGCCGTCGGCATGGGCCTCTACAAGCCCAACCACCAGGCCATGCTCAACTTGATGTTCAAGGACAGCGGGCGCCGGGAGGCGGGCATCTCGCTGATCTACGTCGGCATCCAGGTCAGCGCCCTGACCTCGCCGCTGATCGCCGGATTCCTCGGCGAGCGCGTCGACTGGCGGCTCGGCTTCGCCGTCTCCGGCACCGCCATGCTCATCGGCACCGTCCAGGTCGCCCTGGCCCAGCACCAGTTCCAGGGCATCGGCGCCAAGCCGGGCCGCCCGCTGGACGAGCCCGAGGCGCGCCGCGCCAAGCGGCTGAGCGGCGCAGCCCTCGCGGTGGTCGCCTTGCTGCTGACCGGCATGGCCGCGGGCGGCGGGCTGAACCCGGCCAGCGGCATCGCGCTCGTCGGCATGATCACGATCATCGCCCCGGTCGTCGCCTACACCGTGCTCTACCGCAGCCGCGAGCTGTCCGGGGGCGACCGCAGGAGACTCCGCTCCTTCTTGTGGATCTTCCTCGGCTCGACGCTGTTCTGGTCGCTGATCGCCCAGGACGGCTCCTCGCTGACGCTGTTCGCCAAGCACTCAACCGACCGCGAGGTGCTCGGCTTCGAGGTCCCGGTCAGCTGGCTCCAGTCGGCGACTCCGCTGTTCATCCTCGTCCTGGCCCCGGTCTTCGCCTGGTTCCTGCTCAAGCACGGGGGCGGCCGGGCCGGGGTGCCCGCGAAGTTCTCCGCCGGGCTGCTGCTGACCGGCGTCAGCTTCCTGGTCATGGCGGGCGCGGCCGGGCTGGCCTCGGGCGAGGAGAAGGTCTCCCCGCTGTGGCTGCTGGTGGTCTATCTGATGCACGCCTGCGGCGAACTCATCGTCGCCGCCGTCGGCATCGCGGCCGTCGCCGACGTGCTGCCGCGCCGCTTCATCGCGCACATGCTCGGCCTGCTGTGGCTGTTCGCCGCGCTCGGCGGCGGCGCGGGCAGCGGCCTGGTGCGACTGATCGACGTCATTCCCGAGGCCCTCTACTACCTGCTGCTCGCCGTACTGGCGCTGTCGGTCGGCGGCACGCTCGCCCTGCGCCGGCACTCGGTCGCCCGCGGTCTGGCGCCCGAGACGGCGGCGGAGGCGGCGGCGGCGTCGGAGGACGGCCCCGGGCCCACCACCGGCAAGACCTCTCCTTCCACCGGCAAGACCTCTCCTTCCACCGGCAAGACCTCTCCTTCCACCGGCAAGGATGGCGACCACGCATGA
- a CDS encoding SDR family NAD(P)-dependent oxidoreductase: protein MTGVSRTALVTGGNRGIGHAVATLLHTRGHRVVITARDGAEARSVARELGEGATAAALDVTDPDSVAKLAAEAGEVDILVNNAGVQLDWGVRPTRADLALVDRTLNVNLLGAWRMAGALVPGMVRRGWGRVVNISSGTGSFTLGIADACPAYSVSKVSLNALTVMLAQETEGTGVLVNAINPGLVRTRMRPDAPQTPREAAEHIVRAATLPDDGPSGVFLRRDAVIGW from the coding sequence ATGACTGGCGTCTCCAGGACCGCTCTGGTCACCGGCGGCAACCGCGGCATCGGGCACGCCGTCGCGACGCTTCTGCACACGCGCGGCCACCGCGTGGTCATCACGGCGCGCGACGGCGCCGAGGCACGGTCCGTGGCCCGGGAGCTGGGCGAGGGGGCGACGGCCGCCGCGCTGGACGTCACCGACCCGGACTCCGTCGCGAAGCTGGCGGCCGAGGCCGGGGAGGTGGACATCCTGGTCAACAACGCCGGGGTGCAGCTCGACTGGGGCGTGCGGCCGACCCGGGCGGACCTCGCGCTGGTCGACCGTACGCTGAACGTCAATCTCCTGGGCGCGTGGCGGATGGCCGGTGCCTTGGTGCCGGGCATGGTGCGCAGGGGCTGGGGCCGAGTGGTCAACATCTCCAGCGGCACCGGCTCGTTCACCCTCGGCATCGCCGACGCCTGCCCCGCCTACTCGGTCTCCAAGGTGTCCCTCAACGCGCTGACGGTGATGCTCGCGCAGGAGACCGAGGGCACCGGGGTGCTCGTGAACGCGATCAACCCGGGTCTCGTCCGCACCCGCATGCGGCCCGACGCGCCGCAGACGCCGCGGGAGGCGGCCGAGCACATCGTGCGCGCGGCGACGCTGCCGGACGACGGGCCCTCGGGGGTCTTCCTCCGCCGGGACGCCGTCATCGGCTGGTAG
- a CDS encoding MFS transporter, which translates to MTTTADNSVTSTAGPYPKRWLALGILLAAAFMDLLDVTIVNIALPDIRSDLSAGYAASQWVVTAYTLAFGLGLITGGRMGDRYGRKRLFLLGIALFTLSSLVCGIAPNVEALVTARAVQGVASALMVPQIMATVYAIFPANERGGASGAYGAVTGLAAVAGPLLGGVFVAYDVFGLGWRAVFLVNVPIGVAALFAAYVLVPETKSDFPLRMDLLGVLLVSASLLLLLYPLVQGRTSGWPAWMIAAMVAAPLVMLVYALHARAKERRDHSSLVPLRLFRQPGFSAGTVVLFVFDATMIGFFLAISLTLQIGLGYSAMRTGLLFLPWAIGAALTSGAADGLVGKLGRHLLTTGALVMAGGMLWFALVLEPGASWWELAPGLFLAGLGMGGVIGPAFTVAGAHVEGRDAGAAAGSLSAAVQLGNATGAALLGVLLFSPLASAAGGAFDGNEHELRSKLSAAGAPAAEVREISARLRPCFLDYAAEENPDNQPKSCAQVWEKAGRDPAVKKAVDTVVADSRAEMFTDTFGKFVWFTVGGLVVVALLAQSMPREVRGYESWGEEEQEDGQAEPKS; encoded by the coding sequence ATGACCACCACAGCGGACAATTCGGTGACCTCGACGGCCGGGCCGTATCCCAAGCGCTGGCTGGCGCTGGGGATACTGCTCGCTGCGGCCTTCATGGACCTGCTCGACGTCACGATCGTCAATATCGCGTTACCCGACATCCGGAGCGATCTGAGCGCCGGGTACGCGGCCTCTCAATGGGTGGTGACGGCCTACACCCTGGCGTTCGGACTCGGCCTGATCACCGGCGGCCGGATGGGCGACCGCTACGGGCGCAAGCGGCTCTTCCTGCTGGGCATCGCTCTGTTCACCCTCTCCTCGCTGGTGTGCGGCATCGCCCCCAACGTCGAGGCGCTGGTGACCGCGCGTGCTGTGCAGGGCGTCGCCTCGGCGCTGATGGTGCCGCAGATCATGGCGACGGTCTACGCGATCTTCCCGGCGAACGAGCGCGGCGGAGCGAGCGGCGCGTACGGCGCGGTCACCGGGCTGGCTGCCGTGGCAGGACCTCTGCTGGGCGGCGTGTTCGTGGCGTACGACGTGTTCGGGCTCGGCTGGCGCGCTGTGTTCCTCGTCAACGTGCCGATCGGGGTGGCCGCGCTGTTCGCGGCGTATGTACTGGTGCCGGAGACGAAGTCGGACTTCCCGCTGCGGATGGACCTGCTCGGCGTGCTGCTGGTGAGCGCGAGCCTGCTGCTCCTGCTGTATCCGCTCGTGCAGGGACGTACCAGCGGGTGGCCGGCCTGGATGATCGCGGCGATGGTCGCGGCGCCACTCGTGATGCTGGTCTACGCGCTGCACGCGCGGGCCAAGGAGCGGCGCGACCACTCCTCGCTGGTGCCGCTGCGGCTGTTCCGGCAGCCGGGGTTCAGCGCCGGCACGGTGGTGCTGTTCGTCTTCGACGCCACGATGATCGGCTTCTTCCTGGCGATCTCCCTCACCCTCCAGATCGGCCTGGGCTACAGCGCCATGCGCACCGGTCTGCTGTTCCTGCCGTGGGCCATCGGCGCCGCCCTCACCTCGGGTGCCGCCGACGGGCTGGTGGGGAAGCTGGGACGGCATCTGCTCACCACGGGCGCGCTGGTGATGGCGGGCGGCATGCTGTGGTTCGCGCTGGTGCTGGAACCGGGCGCGAGCTGGTGGGAGCTGGCCCCCGGCCTCTTCCTCGCGGGCCTCGGCATGGGCGGGGTGATCGGCCCCGCCTTCACGGTCGCGGGCGCACACGTCGAGGGCCGGGACGCCGGGGCGGCGGCCGGTTCACTGAGCGCGGCCGTGCAGCTCGGCAACGCGACAGGCGCGGCGCTGCTGGGCGTGCTGCTGTTCTCGCCGCTCGCCTCCGCCGCGGGCGGCGCGTTCGACGGGAACGAGCACGAGCTGCGCAGCAAGCTGTCCGCCGCCGGCGCACCGGCCGCCGAAGTCCGGGAGATCTCGGCCCGGCTGCGGCCCTGCTTCCTCGACTACGCGGCGGAGGAGAACCCGGACAACCAGCCGAAGAGCTGCGCCCAGGTGTGGGAGAAGGCCGGGCGTGACCCCGCGGTGAAGAAGGCCGTGGACACGGTGGTCGCGGACAGCCGCGCGGAGATGTTCACCGACACCTTCGGGAAGTTCGTGTGGTTCACCGTCGGCGGTCTCGTGGTCGTCGCCCTGCTGGCCCAGTCCATGCCGCGCGAGGTACGCGGCTACGAGAGCTGGGGCGAAGAAGAGCAGGAAGACGGTCAGGCGGAGCCCAAGAGCTGA
- a CDS encoding FAD-dependent monooxygenase, translated as MGNGEAPGPLSTGPGPRRALLIGCGIAGPVLALFLQRIGVEAVIHEASEDPRDDVGAFLNLAPNGLAVLETLGIRENVEKYGSPTTSTAFLNHRGKQLGENPAETLLLKRGLLNKALREAALERGITIEFGKFFESVTESPDGGGVVVRFRDGSTAEGDFLVGCDGIHSKTRYSVLPDAPKPAYTGVIGTAGYTHSAHGAPEDGTMRMSFCLDGFFGHQTTPGGEIYWFENYHQAHEPGRGEVEAVSHEVWQRRLLDKHRKDHAPVPQLIQDTQDGILGYPIYDMPSIPTWYKGRVCLVGDAAHATSPHVGQGASMAMEDSIVLAKCLRDLPDVKTAFAAFQGLRKERVEKIIKEGRKTGNQKAATNGLQRTVRDLVLPFFLKLGVKATLPVYSYRVDWDERVTSAR; from the coding sequence ATGGGTAACGGAGAAGCGCCAGGACCGCTGAGCACCGGGCCGGGTCCGCGCAGGGCGCTGCTGATCGGCTGCGGAATCGCCGGGCCCGTGCTGGCTCTCTTCCTCCAGCGGATCGGCGTCGAAGCGGTCATCCACGAGGCGAGCGAGGACCCGCGCGACGACGTGGGTGCCTTCCTCAACCTCGCCCCCAACGGACTCGCCGTCCTGGAGACCCTGGGCATCCGTGAGAACGTCGAGAAGTACGGTTCCCCGACCACCAGCACCGCCTTCCTGAACCACCGCGGCAAGCAGCTCGGAGAGAACCCGGCCGAGACGCTGCTGCTCAAGCGCGGCCTGCTCAACAAGGCGCTGCGCGAGGCCGCGCTGGAGCGCGGCATCACCATCGAGTTCGGCAAGTTCTTCGAGAGCGTCACCGAGAGCCCCGACGGCGGCGGTGTCGTCGTACGGTTCCGCGACGGCAGCACCGCCGAGGGCGACTTCCTCGTCGGCTGCGACGGCATCCACTCCAAGACCCGCTACAGCGTGCTGCCCGACGCGCCGAAGCCCGCCTACACGGGCGTGATCGGCACCGCCGGATACACGCACTCCGCCCACGGGGCACCGGAGGACGGCACCATGCGGATGTCGTTCTGCCTGGACGGCTTCTTCGGCCACCAGACCACGCCCGGCGGGGAGATCTACTGGTTCGAGAACTACCACCAGGCGCACGAACCGGGCCGCGGGGAGGTCGAGGCCGTCTCCCACGAGGTCTGGCAGCGCCGGCTGCTGGACAAGCACCGCAAGGACCACGCCCCCGTGCCCCAGCTCATCCAGGACACCCAGGACGGCATCCTCGGCTACCCCATCTACGACATGCCCTCCATCCCCACCTGGTACAAGGGCCGCGTCTGTCTCGTCGGCGACGCCGCACACGCCACCTCGCCGCACGTCGGCCAGGGTGCCTCGATGGCAATGGAGGACTCCATCGTGCTCGCCAAGTGCCTGCGCGACCTGCCGGACGTGAAGACGGCCTTCGCCGCCTTCCAGGGGCTGCGCAAGGAGCGTGTCGAGAAGATCATCAAGGAGGGCCGCAAGACCGGGAACCAGAAGGCCGCCACCAACGGCCTCCAGCGCACCGTCCGCGACCTGGTCCTGCCCTTCTTCCTCAAGCTCGGCGTGAAGGCGACCCTGCCCGTCTACTCCTACCGGGTGGACTGGGACGAGAGGGTCACGTCGGCGCGGTGA
- a CDS encoding VOC family protein, translating into MINGVNKIFIFVDDQDKAKEFWTQKMGFGLHLDSEECPGAGWVEVVTPDKRAILILAQRPEGMPSTAGQRSHTAFYCDDIHKTVAELRSRGVEIAEDISEQHWGLSADFKDSLGTLFNIGERTPEVQPPPPSND; encoded by the coding sequence GTGATCAACGGCGTGAACAAGATCTTCATCTTCGTGGACGACCAAGACAAGGCCAAGGAGTTCTGGACCCAGAAGATGGGCTTCGGGCTACACCTGGACTCGGAGGAATGCCCGGGCGCGGGGTGGGTCGAGGTGGTGACGCCGGACAAGCGCGCCATCCTCATCCTGGCGCAGCGCCCCGAGGGCATGCCCAGCACCGCGGGGCAGCGCTCGCACACGGCGTTCTACTGCGACGACATCCACAAGACGGTCGCCGAACTGCGGTCGCGTGGCGTCGAGATCGCGGAGGACATCAGTGAGCAGCACTGGGGTCTGTCCGCGGACTTCAAGGACTCCCTCGGCACCCTCTTCAACATCGGCGAGCGCACCCCCGAGGTCCAGCCGCCCCCGCCCTCGAACGACTAG